A region from the Bradyrhizobium erythrophlei genome encodes:
- the ilvN gene encoding acetolactate synthase small subunit produces MNQPTSANQPASAYFMEERHQPTESHTLSVLVQNEPGVLARVIGLFSGRGYNIESLTVSETENQKHVSRITIVTTGTPMVIEQIKHQLDRMVPVYRVVDMTLTGRSIERELAMVKLRGTGEHRVESLRLAEAFRARVIDATIESFVFEITGNSAKINQFIDLMRPLGLIEVSRTGVAAIGRGAEGM; encoded by the coding sequence ATGAACCAGCCCACATCCGCGAACCAGCCTGCATCCGCCTATTTCATGGAAGAGCGCCATCAGCCGACCGAGTCGCATACGCTTTCGGTGCTCGTGCAGAACGAGCCGGGCGTGCTCGCCCGCGTGATCGGGCTGTTTTCGGGGCGCGGCTACAACATCGAGAGCCTGACCGTCTCCGAGACCGAGAACCAGAAGCACGTCTCCCGCATCACCATCGTCACCACGGGTACGCCGATGGTGATCGAGCAGATCAAGCACCAGCTCGACCGCATGGTCCCGGTCTACCGCGTGGTCGACATGACCTTGACCGGCCGCTCGATCGAACGGGAGCTCGCGATGGTGAAACTGCGCGGCACCGGCGAGCACCGGGTCGAGTCGCTGCGGCTCGCCGAGGCGTTCCGCGCCCGGGTGATCGACGCCACCATCGAGAGCTTCGTGTTCGAGATCACCGGCAACTCCGCCAAGATCAACCAGTTCATCGACCTGATGCGCCCGCTCGGCCTGATCGAGGTGTCGCGCACCGGCGTCGCCGCCATCGGGCGTGGGGCCGAGGGGATGTGA